From Oxyura jamaicensis isolate SHBP4307 breed ruddy duck chromosome 26, BPBGC_Ojam_1.0, whole genome shotgun sequence:
AAGAACTTCAACGAGACCTTTCCAGCATTTCTTCCTGGCCAAAAGGAAGGCCCTAAGCCTCTCGTTTCCCACGCTGCAGGTGGGTGTCCCTCCGAGAGCCCCTCCGAGGACAGCACTGCCCCAGGCGTGCGGAGCGAAGGGGCCCCAGCGCCGCCCACCCTGGGGTGTCCCCAAGGCACAGTCACACCGTGGGACCCCCGGCCACGGAGCGGAGCCACACCACGGCACAGGCACAGCATGAGCTCAGCCGTGACTCATCTTGGATCTTAGAGGAATTCCCCTGAAATGAAAGccccctgctgctccttggcAGAGCTGCACTGCCGTCTCCTTCCTCCTGAGCTGGGTTTTTAGCCCTGGCTCCAACCCAacgcctccccagcccctgtgggcagccccccagTGCCACCGCTCCAGACCGGGGGCAGACGCCAGCTCCCCCCCGCCCTGCTCAGGGCTCACTACGGGATTTCCCAGGGCCAGATGAAAGGCACCAGCCACCACCCAAGTGCCCAGGAGCCTGGGGAGATGGGGAAAGCATTTGCGGTCTCACTGCGCCCCTCCGTTTCCTCCCGAGCTTCGCCCAAGCCCCACGACAAAGCGCGCTGCCTCCCGTCCAGGGCACTGGAGGCGTTCAACCACCCGCTGAGGTCTGCAGATGGGCAGTGCCCGTCCCCTCTGTCACTGCCTAGGGTGACCCTGCAGGCTTGAAGGAGCCCAGCGCTCCAACAGGACGGTGCTTGGACATTCGGCCCCTTGATTTGGCAGAGAAAATCTGCCAGGTGTGCCCGTTAGCACCACCAGAGAGCAACCACCCCGGCTTTACAGCACgctgggagctctgctggtGGCCGTGCTTCCTAAACATGCTCAGTGCAACCTTGGTGGTTTATCGGAAAAGGGAGGAAGGTAAATATGAGTAGAACAGGAGCTTCTTGAAAAGTTTCCTGGCTTTCACCCGATTCCATCGGTTTCCAGTGAAGCTTTCTGAAAGCTAAAAATCGGCCTTGTTAAATGGAATTCCTCCCAAGCTGTGGGCACTCAGGGCAGAGCAGCCTTGCAAAACAAGCTTCACGTGAGGCAGGCTGGTAATGCAAGGGCCTGGAAAATGAAGCTTTACAAACGTCTCTCTGGAAGCAGTAAGGAGGGGTGCAGCTCGGTGCGCAGGGTGCCGCGATGCTGAGGGCACCGCAGCGCCAGGGGCTCGGCCGAGCAGCTCTGCTCCGCACCGCCGCCACCGCTCCCTGTTAACTGTGGCACTGGAGAAGGTGACACTGCGGAAATGATGTGGGTTTGGGGAAATGAGGTTCTTTGAAAAGTGCCTCTGCAGTAACGCTGCCAGTTTATAATGGTGCCGTGACTGTAGGGCTGTGATGTCTGAGGACACCGGGGTGACAAGGCTTACAGGTAACAGTGACATCCCGGGCTAGACCTACGAGgggttgaaaaagaaaaccaaacagatGAGCTCACAGATAACACAGCTCTTCTCCAGCTCGGACACAAGCAGGGAGTTTCCAACCTAGAAGCAAGCGGGGGACGATCAGCCCGTCCATGTTTCAGCCAGCCTGCATGGGGACGGGGTGGGGGCACCCTGagcaggggtggcagcagggggagAAGCGAAGATGCGATTACTGCCTCGCGGGAGAAGAGGGACAGCTGACTGCCAGCGTGTGCCACGTTATTCTGCGGGTCTGGAAGTGGTTTTGGTCAATTCTCCTTCTCAGATCTCAAAACACATCAGGAAAGAGATTGAGGGAAACTCCCTGCTTACGGGAACGCGGTGAGGCAGTGACAAGTTCAAGGATATTTTTACAGCTTCAAAGCAGGAAGCTGGTGGGATTGTTTCCTCTGCCCACCTGCACATAAGGTGGAACACCCCCTCTCGGTCAGCCCCCAGCACGCCGCTGATGAACACTTGGTCTTGCACTGAGACTCCCGGGAAGGGAAGCCCCAATTCCCCCGGTTAGTTCGTTTCCACGGTTAATCATCTTTGATATAATTTGTGTGCTAAGAATAGACTTTTTTGTACCTTAGTGCCACTTCCAGCCCGTTAGAGCATAGcgcttctattttattttttcttaaaaaagaaaaaaagctgtgtcTGTAGGGGCCCAAATATCCCTACTAACCTGCAAAAGGCAGGTAGGGCCCGCAGAAAGGAGCACTTACAGCTTTATTTTAGCACCGAAGCAGCAAGAAGGGACGTAGTTTAACGGTGTGATGCGTATGGCAAAGCTACAGAAGGCTTGCCCTCGGATTTCAAACACTACGTTTTCTGCAGTGAATTTAAAACACCAGGTGAGAAAAGGAAACGCGGCCGGTCGGCCCCCTGCAGCTTGCCCTGCCTTGTAGCCAGGCCGCAGAAGGCAgaggggatgctgcagctctgAACTCAGACTGAAACACCTCACTAAGGTGAGGGAAGgagcttgttttctttgctcagCTGAGCGAGAGAAACTGCTGCAGACTGCCCAGTTttagagtttttaaaaaatcccctTCCTGTCTAAAACCTGCATTTTTCATAACATTCTGAGAAATAGTTAGATTAATTCTGACTTTGCACAGTCCTGTCTGCTACGAGGCAGTTTCACTGCCCCAAGCCCAGTGACACTACGACCAGGCTCACCCCATAAACGCACCGACTTCGACgtgaggcactgggagggggaTGCTGGCGCTGGTGCCACCCCGAAGGCATTTGGCCGTGCTAAGCCCCGGGGAAGCAGCCGACCTCCCGCTCCTCCGCAGCCACTTCAGCGCCATCCATGGGACTCCAAGCCTCGGCGTAAAGCAGGGAGCATGCCCTCCTGTTTCGCTGCTCAAcggggaaaaaggaaaaagcaaagcctCCCCTCGCTgcgggcggggagggaggcggcggAGGTCAGCACCTGCCAAGCAGAGCGAGGGGCAGCAGAAGTGGAGGCAGCCGCCTGCGGccaagccctgcctgcagccggAGCAGGGccagcatgctgctggctggcacGGGCTCCTCGGGCACATGCTGCTTCGAGCCCCAAGCTTCATCAGGCAGCCTGGGGGGCGGCGAGGCGGGGAGCAGCTCGGCCACGGGAGCGGAGACCTGCCTGGAAGAGTGGAAGAGGGAGGCGAGATGAGCCGGAGGGGAAGCGGCTACAGCTCCTCTGATTCGGAGGGCTTGGCGGGCAGTGAAAGCCTGGCTACGACCCGGGTCAGAGCCCTGTTCTCGGCCAGCAGCTGCTCATTCATCTGCCTCAGAGTGTGAATCTGTTTGAGCTGGTGGAGATTCTGCAGAGAGTGACAGGAGTGgacacagaaatacagagaaaacacacCACGGAGACAAAAGGGCACAGAAAGGTGAATTTAGTCCACGAGCAGTAaaatagagaataaaagaaaaattagtaGCAGTGAGCGCTGGGTAGGCAGCGGCTCAGATGCATACGGAGAAAGCCTTACAACACGCTGAGGATATCTGGGacccttccctttctccaggGGCCCCCACAGCCTTTAGAAAGGTGCAATTCCTACCTCAAGGCAGTCTCTGGCTATTTTCTAACTTATCGAGGTGCAAGCTccaccagcacagccacagaCTTAATACTGAGCACTGTCACCGCTGACTTCGCACCTCCACGGGCTATGGAagcactgctggcagctggggatTTCTTTACGTCTCCTTTTCTTCACGTGTCTCCAAAAGCCAAAGCAGCCTGGTGTAGCAAAGAGCAACCAGAGCTCCATCGGCGATGTTATTTATGTACGAAGCACGTGCGAGTGTCACTGTCCTGCGGTGGATCACCCAGAAACGTCACCTCACAGCCCCCGTCCCTACGGCACCTGAACTCCTGGGTCTGCCCAGGTTTCGGTCCTGCCAGAAGGCGCGGGGCGTGTGGGTTTTTGTCCGTGTAACTCTGTCCAGATTCAACTCTACTCTGTCCCGAGGCTCAACGTATCTCTCATCTAGAAGTGCAAGGTTAAAACACTACAGCGCTTATTTTAACGACAGCAGTATGAATGACAGCATCTTAAAGAGAAGGCATTCGCAACACGGCATTTTTAGTCACGGAAGAAACACAAAGAGGAGCACAGGACGGTGCTGGAACCAAGCCTCCGAGGTGGGGCGAGCACAGTCACGGCTGTACAGGGGGACACACGACACGGAGGCAACGCAGAAGGCAAAGCAGGAAGACGGCAGAAGCTGTGCAGACATCACCATTTCTCATTCAAGGACGACATTTCCCCAGTGACACCGAAGCAAAACCGTACGTGGGGCATTTACAGCATTGTGGTGCCAGGGGCTGCCTCTTGGGCAGCATCCCATCCTTACCCCTGGCAGCTCATCCCTCAGGAACGGGGAAGCCTCTGCCACGAAGGAGGGGGTGCAGGCGCAGGGCAGcgggaggcaggcaggggaaCGCCCGCCAGAAGAGGAATTTTAAGTTCAAGTGAAGAAATCCCAGCCCACAGCAAAGCAGCTCCCGTCCTGCCTGCAAAGCGCCGTGCTGCCTGCGTCctccccctgcctgcagggagctgggtcCGTGGGGAAGGGAATTCCTTTCTGCCATTTAACCAACAGAAAGTGTTCAAAGGGAGTCGCCATCTGCAATAACGAAGCTGTCCTGAACCAGAAGAGCACTGGCAAACCTACGGTGAGAGGAGGAACTTCCACCTGATTGCACgggagggagctggctgcagatCCCCACAGAACTGCTGCACCCCAGGACATCCAGGACGTTTTGTTGGAGGGCTCATCCCTGTACAAACGAGAAGGAGCCCAGGAAGCCCCCACCCTGCAGCTCAACTCCAGCTACCCAAAAGCGCCGCCTTGGCTCCTCGTTAAGGAATGAAGACGCCTCATCCAAAAGCCTTGCAAAGCCAAAAGAAGCGATGCAGGTGAGTGCGAGGAGTCATGGAAAGGatgggggctgagcccccccggCTGCCCAAGCGATGAAGCCCCCCCCTGCCTCACCAGCCCTGGCCTTCGGCAGCGCAGTTCTGACACCAGATAGACCGGCAGGTCCTGAGACAGAGCCATGGGGCAGGAAAGCTCCCGGGACACCTCAGCGGGGACATTTGTCCCCAAATCCTGGCCACCATCCTGGTGGGCAGGCTGTTCTGCGCCCGGTGAGGACAGATGGACGTCACAGCTCAGGCCGTGGCTGTCCCGTCACCGACcgtccccaggagctgcagggggaaCGCTCAGGCTGGAAGAGCCATCTCGTTTTGTGCTGTCCCGGATTACAAATGTTCTCCGTTTCCTTACGGGGAACTCAGCTGAGCATCTGGCTGGCAGAAAACGTCAAACATATGTCAACGGGGGTGCCGTGCTACGGGAGGTGGAAAGGATTGTGGTCATTTTAGAGGCCACCTCTACTTTTCCACACCAATACAGCACAAAACTGCAGCGTGGCGCGATCAGACGCAGCTCAGCCTCAGCACCCTGCCGCAGGAGATAAAAAGGATCACCTATGCACAAATGTGTGTGCGCTGCAGGTAGGACGGCTTTCTATTTATCATGCTCAAAGACACCTAGTGAAGGCTGGAAAGCTGGGCCTGAAGCCAAGGGCAAAGACCAGAATCTGGACGACACCGCTGTGATTGCTTATCACTCTGCTGGATACTTGGCTCACAGAAAGCAGGCTTCTCGGTTCAGCTGCACTTGCCTTCAATTACAGGATTTTGTGCCTGCAGCACtaggggaaataaaaatgcccAAAGCATGCACAATGTACAAAGCCAGGAGGTGCAGTGCTGCTACAGAATAAAGAAGCTTCTGTGACCTTCAAGGAAAATTGCTGTGTTAAGTTGGGACCTCAGGCACTTGGCACTGAATTCAGTTCAGTGCAAatgctaattttctttctccttcctcagccAAGTTGCTTTATCTCCAGTCAAATTCTGCAGTCACTTAGGAAAATGCTGTACCACCCTGTCACCTTCCCAACAGCAGGCCCGCAGGAGCACCTCTAGCATCAAGGAGTTCTTTGAGATCACCGATTTCATCCTGTCCCTCTCCATTTCTTGACAGCTTCATCAGCGGTGGGTAAACTCATGGCAGGAACGAAGCTTTGTACCTCAAGCTCGGGCTGAAGTGCACAGCATTTGTGTCCCAGCAACCCAGGAGCTTTCTGTGACATTGCTGTGCCTCCTCTTCCACAGAAGTCAGCTGCTTTCACGTTGCTCCGGCCACACCTGAGGCACTGAGCTGGACAAAGACCAAGAGGCTGGACGCGAGCCAGGACGGACTGGTTCCATTCAAAGACTGGTGGGAAGAATCCTGAAAGCTGCAGTGTTAGTCAAGTGTCATAACCTGGCATGGTTGGTTATCTCCCCTTGCTGCTCTCCACCTTTAACAGAAACTGGTGGGTTCGTTTAAATTGCTTATTCCTTCTGATTCTGCTCGATAGCAATTCAATTAGCGAAAGTAGCAGGAATGCAAGTCCAGCCAGCATTAATAGTTTTGATTCCTGGCACTACTTACACACCAGGGATTAACGCAGATGTTCTGCAGAGGTTATCTCACTCTGCACAAACACAACTGAGCCGACTCTCCCACTTTAAGACGTGATGTAAGTGGACatggaaaatctgttttcctcatGGACTTGTCCAGCTCAACGTTTTTATTGTCAGAGATTTCATACTCCTTTTTTTAAGTGGCTGTCACAAAAGAAATGTCGCAGCACACACAGGTACTCGGcgttgtactgggtctggctgggatggagttaacttttcCACCACAATTGCATCTTGAGGatttgaaaaggaaacacaatAGGACCTCAGAAGAGATACTTTCAAATTCCGTGTCTATTTATTCCACTAACAAAAGCCCATTTTGGTTGTTTAATGCAGTAGGAACACAGCAGGGAGCAAAGAGCAAGCATCACTCTTGAGGATCTGATAGCTCATTTCCAGGCAGACCACAGCCTGCTTTAGCTCATGTGCTGTCCCCAGCACTGACCAGCAGCTCCAGGGTAATACAAGAACACCTCGAACTTCTGGCAGTGCTTTTCCCAGTGCACCATCTTGGCCTCCatcagcctgcagctcccaacTACCCGAACCAGAGGAGCTCTGGCAGCATCCAACAGTCCCTACAGGCCCCTTATGTCACTAATTGCTTTCTGAACCAATATAAATGCTCAGAACCGACAGACCACTAGAGGACACCAATTTGTCTTCTTACTCCAAGGACCGCGCTGGTTTGTGGAGTAATCTACAGAGCgaaagaaacaacacaaaatgcTACCGCCTGTGTTTCCTCTTGAAGGGCCCATTTCTGTAATGATGGGGAGGTCTCTCTGGAGTTAAATGTTGCCACCTGTGGAGTGGACAAAGGACCTGAAATTCAGGCACAGTCagtcctttctccttccccttctaGCTAGCACATCCAcacttattttctcctctttgaaagaagaagagagcCTTTGCAGTAAGACTCCACCAAATTGTTCTGCTGCTCACTGCAGCAGAAGACATAGCACAAGCCAGTGGGTCCTTCAAAGACTGGTAAATACACGAAgcttgaaatagaaaaatgaagctgGAACCTCCTGGAGGATGGCAGAAAATCATTTCCATCAGCGCACCGTGGTGAGAGAGCTCTCGGCTCTCATCCCCGAGTCTTTACAGTAGGTTGGTCCCACCTGGATCATGCtcagagggaagggaagcacAGGACACTGAGCAAAGAGGGGCATTCTGCGAACACGAGCATTAACGTACAGCGTACAATGATGTAACGCTGCAAAATCAGTGAGAAGGTTCAGGTGTACTGAGGCGGCCGACACTCTgcttcctgctctgcagtgctccCCGCCAGCCCCATGCTCGCAGGGCATCCCAGCCATGGCAGGAGGCCACCGTCCTCCGAAGCAATGCCACGAGAGAGAGGGGAACGCGAAGGAGCGGTCAGTGGGGGACGTCCCGTGACAGTAAGCCATGCTGTACGTTTCATCAGGAAGCAAGTTCCTCTTTGCTGAAATCCATTCCAGGCTGACTTACTGCCACAGCCTTCCAGTGACATGCTTTAGGAAGGGAGCACAGAAATACAATCActctgtggttttttttcctggctagTGTGCGTGATCTCAAAAGCCAGCTTTGTCTTCTTACCCATCCGGAGAGAACCGCACCGGCTTAACTTGGGCCGCAGACTAGCACAGAGGATCAGCAAACTGAAACTCATGGATGCCACAAAAGGTTAGTTTTAGAAAGCATTTAGGGAGAATAGCCTTCACAGTTCTCAGATCAAACAGcataacaaataaaacatatgGTGCAATCAGAGCAGTTTTATTCCTATTTCGTGTTTGGAGAACATAGCCATTAAATTCAGTTCCCTGTGCATAAAGGAACACACTCAGAGGTAACGAGTCCCCTCCCATGTATACTTTTAATATCCTATTCCTGGGTGACAATCCCCAAAGACATTAATACAAAGCATAAAAATTAGAATAGAGTGAATAGATTATTTCCTACCTTCATCTCCTCCTCCATTTCAGAGAGTTTCCGCTCCAGGGCTCGCTTCTCCTGTTTACAAGGATTCATAACAAAGATTGTCACACGGATTCAGGGGAAAAACTTGCAGCACATTTTCTTCTAAGGAAAAGTAAGAGTCTTATATATGAGCAGCCACTGAAAAGCATCTCAAAGCAATGTGCAGGTTACCAACCTGATCAGATGGGACACGGCAGCTGGTAAAGCAGCAGGTGATCCGTGCTGCGGCCCATTTAGGCGGACCTCTCAGCCCTGAGCTCTCTTCACTGAAACTATCCCGCTACATTTAGTGACCCCAGCTTTCAGGACTTTCTgatgaaatgttattttgagCTGTGCAGGTGAAGCCATGCAGGTAACCGTACCCCAACGTCCCCTGCTGCAAAGGAGATGATGACAAAACCTGCCGAGCCCACCAAATAGCAAACAGAGACCAGGGAAAGTTGTCTGGAAATCCTTCTTTTCCCAGATAAATTTAGGACTTTAGAGCTGCAAAACTGACTGACTGCTACAGCAGATTCTGGGAACCAACAGCACACAGGTACACAAAGTGCAGAAGCTGTCCTGAAGTCCTTACTGCCATCCTCACTGAGCAAcgctcttttctctctgtcagaACCCTGCATTTGTGCCTGCTGTGATCCtaatgcaacaaaaataatgcagaatgTTGCCCCGTCTTGGAAGCACCCCATATGGGTGGGAGATAGGATGTGGGGGTGAGCTCCCTCTGGTTGGGGATGTCCTGCTCAGGGCAGTGCTCTCACTgccacatttgtttttttaaggtatGTGCTGGGAGAATGTGAGATAATTGCCATCGGTTGAAGCAGGGGAGGTTCTGACTAGATACAAGATAAAAAGTTCACTCGGAGGATATTTAAGCACCACAACAAGGGGCCACAGCCGTGGAACCTCAACACTTGCAAATCTCCATGAAATGATAAGACAAAGCCCCGAGGAAGGTAGTTCAAATTCAGCACTAGCTGTGCCTGGCGGGTGGACTACAGAGCTCCCCGAGTCCCTTCTGACCTGACTGAAGGTCATTTAGGGCAGAGACAGCCACACGCTGCAAGGTCAGCTTAGCTTGCTGCAATAAATCTGCTCAGTTAGGAGGAAGGAGCATTCAGACGCTCAGATTTCCAGTATAATCGCGAGACAGACACCCAGCTGGTGTTGTGCTTTGCTCCCCTCTCTGCCCTGAAACTTTATTTACAAggaacaataatattttaaagcataatgGACCAACAGCCCCGCAGGACCATGCAATGCTATTTGTTGGTCTGTAGCTTCCCGTAACAAAAGAATGAGACCAGAGCATGGCTGATCTGCAAAGAGAGCAGAGAAGTCTCAGGCATTGACAAGGTCAGAACACAATTATCGCTGTGAACTGCTCTGCAAGGCAAAAGTATAACTTATCTCTTAATTAACACTTTCCTTCTAGAAATTGCTATGCCCTGCAGAGAAATTCAAGGCAAAGATCGCGactcagaagaaagcagagacacGTACCCTTTTCTCCATCTCCAGCATGCTAGACCGGTCAGaagttttctcctgtttctgctatgtaaattaaaaatagaaagctatTAAAACTGAGAGCATTTCACAGGATGCTGTACAAAGGCCTAGACAGCCTACAGAAGCACTTGCCCGAAGAAGCAGTCCTTAGAGGATCACTCACACCACacttatttctgcaaaaatataCAAGTCCCCTCTGTAGCACCTTCCTTCCCATGAGCTAAACAAATCCCTTCCCGCACTGAAACATGTGGTGGCTTGTCACGGGCCAGTGCTCAGTTCCTCCGGTCTAGGAGTTGGTTTCTGCCTTACCTGGGCTGCTTTTTCCAACTTTGATTTGATGTCGGCCAACTCAAGCTGGGCTTCTTGCAGTTTTGACTTCAGCTTTTGATTTTCAGACAGGGCACTTTCATATAACTGAAATATCAAaccaaatatttccattaacCAGGCTGCTCTTCAGCCAGTGCACAGACCCAGCTCTGCCACACCACTCCACGAGTCCTAGCactgagcagaggcagctgcGGGGTTTCCATCGCCCTCCCAGGTCGGTATAGTGGAAGGGCAAACAGGTCTACTTGGGATGCCCTACTTGCGAATCATGTGAATCAGGAAAACAGCTGGTTATTTTGTAGGGTGCTCACACACACAAGCCAAGAGGCAAAGAAAAGCGGTGCTTTGAATTCAGATAAACCACCAAGCATAATAAAGTACTAAGTTATGCATGCCTGGATGTTTCTAAACCTATGGTTCTGTTGTGCTTCCCAGAACAACACACCCTGCTTGCTCTTCTGTGCTTTTACTTCaatgaagaggagaaaggaacaCAATTTTAGGGCAcatgaaaatggattttttacTTTACTTCCTTCAAACCCACAGAATTTCCATCCCTGTATGAGGACAAACCGGGCATGCTGCCTGCCTCTTCTGGACAGCTGTGTTCATGAAGAAGAGTGGAGTGCTGCTTACTGCGGAAGGCTTTTCAGAGTCgtactttttatttcactatttGGGTCATCTTAAACTGGTTACTTCTCATATGGTCTGTGCACTGATACTAGATGTGTACATAAACCCTGAAGCCATGGCAGTCCATACTATTAGCTTTCAAGGATTATGTtgaaagtttcagaaaaaaaataatctggagtGTTAGAACAGTAAAAAATAGTTCCGTTGGGTATGCATACTTGGGTCATGCTCGCAGTGCTCAGCAACATCTTTGCTTGCTCCTTCGCACATCCCTCCCAACATTTCTCCAGCCTCATTCCTCACTCCCCCTTCCCAGATATCTGCCTTTGCACGGTGTCCTTTCACCCCTTGTCCTTTTTCGAccctctgaagagctgctgcatttGAAAAAGGCTAGAGTCATTTCCAAaggcaatggaaacagaaaacgacaagaaattattttgctctttcttgCCAAAGACTCAGTGCAGGTTTCTGCAGCAACAGGCAGCTTCTAAGGTGCATGCACTGACAATAATCCATCTAAAAGCCCTACCTTTTTATAGTCCCTGTTACTCtcctcttctgctctgctgctgagggCAGCTAACCGGTTCTCCCTCCGGGTGTAGGCACTGGAGCGGCTGGAGGCACGATCGCTGTAGGAGGAGGAGTCACTGGCAGTAGTAGGGTTTGTAGCTGCTTCCAACCTAAAATGCAAAGAGGATCTAGCACCATGGAGCAGCGACCACGGCGGGACTGCCTGTATGAGCCTGCCAGGCTGGGACTCGAGGCCGTGCACAGGCACTGGGACTTCTGAGCACGCTCCTGCGGCAGTGCAGTGCCTGAGGGCAGGGAGCACCAGCACTGAAACAACTGGGAAAAGTCCAGTGGGTATCAGCCCGAACCCCAACA
This genomic window contains:
- the PPP1R12B gene encoding protein phosphatase 1 regulatory subunit 12B isoform X9: MSSLYTRSKEYTRSRKAQSDSPPSSPSPIAKTLRHERLSRLEAATNPTTASDSSSYSDRASSRSSAYTRRENRLAALSSRAEEESNRDYKKLYESALSENQKLKSKLQEAQLELADIKSKLEKAAQQKQEKTSDRSSMLEMEKREKRALERKLSEMEEEMKILTELKSDNQRLKDENGALIRVISKLSK